The following coding sequences are from one Canis lupus baileyi chromosome 19, mCanLup2.hap1, whole genome shotgun sequence window:
- the SF3A2 gene encoding splicing factor 3A subunit 2, giving the protein MDFQHRPGGKTGSGGVASSSESNRDRRERLRQLALETIDINKDPYFMKNHLGSYECKLCLTLHNNEGSYLAHTQGKKHQTNLARRAAKEAKEAPAQPAPEKVKVEVKKFVKIGRPGYKVTKQRDTEMGQQSLLFQIDYPEIAEGIMPRHRFMSAYEQRIEPPDRRWQYLLMAAEPYETIAFKVPSREIDKAEGKFWTHWNRETKQFFLQFHFKMEKPPAPPSLPAGPPGVKRPPPPLMNGLPPRPPLPESLPPPPPGGLPLPPMPPSGPAPSGPPGPPQLPPPAPGVHPAAPGVHPPTSGVHPPAPGVHPPAPGVHPPAPVVHPPTSGVHPPAPGVHPPAPGVHPTAPGVHPPPSAGVHPQAPGVHPPAPAVHPQAPGVHPPAPAVHPQAPGVHPPAPGVHPPAPGIHPQPPGVHPPPPGVHPSAPGVHPPAPGVHPQPPGVHPSNPGVHPPTPMPPMLRPPLPSEGPGNIPPPPPAN; this is encoded by the exons ATGGACTTCCAGCATCGCCCTGGGGGTAAGACCGGGAGTGGAGGCGTGGCCTCCTCCTCGGAGAGCAATCGAGACCGCAGGGAGCGCCTCCGGCAGCTGGCCCTGGAGACCATCGACATCAACAAG GACCCTTACTTCATGAAGAACCACCTGGGTTCGTACGAGTGCAAGCTGTGCCTGACCCTGCACAACAACGAG GGCAGTTACCTTGCGCATACCCAAGGGAAGAAGCATCAGACCAACTT GGCCCGGCGAGCTGCCAAGGAGGCCAAGGAGGCCCCCGCCCAGCCGGCACCAGAAAAGGTCAAGGTGGAGGTGAAGAAGTTTGTGAAGATTGGCCGCCCGGGCTACAAAG TGACCAAGCAGAGGGACACGGAGATGGGCCAGCAGAGCCTCCTTTTCCAG ATCGACTACCCTGAGATCGCCGAGGGCATCATGCCCCGCCACCGCTTCATGTCCGCCTACGAGCAGAGGATCGAGCCTCCGGACCGGCGCTGGCAGTACCTGCTGATGGCTGCTGAGCCCTACGAGACCATCGCCTTCAAG GTGCCAAGCAGGGAGATCGATAAGGCCGAAGGCAAGTTCTGGACTCACTGGAATCGGGAAACCAAGCAG TTCTTCCTTCAGTTCCACTTCAAGATGGAGAAGCCACCAGCCCCGCCGAGCCTCCCTGCTGGGCCTCCTGGGGTGAAGAGACCCCCACCGCCCCTGATGAATGGTTTGCCCCCTCGGCCACCACTGCCAGAGTCTTTGCCCCCACCACCGCCAGGAGGCCTGCCTCTGCCACCCATGCCACCCAGTGGGCCTGCTCCCTCAGGGCCTCCGGGccctccccagctgcccccacCAGCTCCTGGGGTCCACCCCGCAGCACCAGGGGTCCACCCCCCAACATCTGGGGTCCACCCTCCAGCACCAGGAGTCCACCCCCCAGCTCCTGGGGTTCACCCCCCGGCACCGGTGGTCCACCCACCAACATCTGGGGTCCACCCACCTGCTCCTGGCGTCCACCCTCCGGCCCCAGGGGTGCACCCAACAGCTCCGGGAGTCCATCCTCCTCCATCTGCTGGGGTTCATCCCCAGGCCCCGGGGGTGCACCCACCGGCTCCTGCTGTTCATCCGCAAGCCCCGGGGGTGCACCCACCAGCTCCTGCAGTCCACCCCCAGGCCCCTGGAGTCCACCCTCCAGCTCCTGGGGTCCACCCACCAGCCCCAGGGAtccacccccagcctcctggggtccaccccccacctcctgggGTCCACCCTTCAGCTCCTGGGGTCCACCCTCCAGCTCCTGGGGtccacccccagcctcctggaGTTCACCCCTCAAATCCTGGGGTGCACCCCCCAACTCCCATGCCCCCAATGCTGAGGCCCCCACTGCCCTCCGAAGGCCCTGGGAAcattccaccccctcccccagccaacTGA
- the PLEKHJ1 gene encoding pleckstrin homology domain-containing family J member 1, protein MRYNEKELQALSRQPAELAAELGMRGPKKGSVLKRRLVKLVVNFLFYFRTDEAEPVGALLLERCRITQEEPSGFSICFMEDPERKYHFECCSEEQCQEWMGALRRASYEFMRRSLIFYRNEIQKMTGKDPLEQFGISEEARFQLGGLKA, encoded by the exons ATGCGCTACAACGAGAAGGAGCTGCAGGCGCTGTCCCGGCAGCCGGCCGAACTGGCGGCCGAGCTGGGCATGCGAGGCCCCAAGAAAGGCAGTG TGCTGAAGCGGCGGCTGGTGAAGCTGGTGGTCAACTTCCTCTTCTACTTCCGGACGGACGAGGCCGAG CCCGTCGGAGCCCTGCTGCTGGAGCGCTGCAGAATCACCCAGGAAGAGCCCAGCGGCTTCTCCATCT GCTTCATGGAGGACCCAGAGAGGAAGTACCACTTTGAGTGCTGCAGTGAGGAGCAGTGTCAGGAGTGGATGGGGGCTCTGCGTCGAGCCAG CTACGAGTTCATGCGGAGAAGCCTCATATTCTACAGGAATGAGATCCAGAAGATGACTGGCAAG GACCCCCTGGAGCAGTTCGGCATATCTGAGGAGGCCAGGTTCCAGCTGGGTGGCTTGAAGGCCTGA
- the JSRP1 gene encoding junctional sarcoplasmic reticulum protein 1: MPLTHDAPSPATPPAPIPSSDPGPAVSMTTRALQELDGGLGSRQAGEDLSTPAAPCPAQPQDDRARAMPRLVDSSSWPHDSQELAAEGSPAGGADGRPKKTEKEPVAKVAPGPGKERLKAGATPRSPARRKAQASPPPQRPPPPPAPSDELPWGDLSLNKCLVLASLVALLGSAFQLCRDAVAGDAAAPAPVPEPWVPPSSAPERASPPPKPKPKPKPEAWAPPAGPAAPPAEAEDKAEAAGSPEAAEKAAGDERAPTEPARRERPRRERPRRERPRAAGEPRGGPPRRWEAREQGRRPWARDPRGPGSTKRPAWDSPRRADEDRPRGRRKHRARKGRD, encoded by the exons ATGCCGCTGACCCACGAtgccccttccccagccaccCCCCCAGCTCCGATCCCCAGCTCCGATCCGGGCCCCGCCGTCTCCATGACCACCAGGGCGCTGCAGGAGCTGGATGGAGGCCTGGGCAGCCGCCAGGCAGGCGAGGACCTGTCCACACCGGcggccccctgccctgcccagccccaggaCGACAGGGCTCGAG CGATGCCCAGGCTGGTGGACTCCAGCAGCTGGCCCCAC GATTCTCAAGAGCTGGCAGCTGAGGGCAGCCCCGCAGGTGGTGCGGATGGGCGGcccaagaagacagaaaaggagcCTGTGGCCAAAGTGGCCCCAGGACCCGGGAAAGagaggctgaaggcaggagcaa CCCCCCGGAGCCCCGCGCGCAGGAAGGCGCAGGCCTCGCCGCCCCCCCAGCGGCCACCgccacccccggcccccagcgACGAGCTGCCCTGGGGAGACCTGTCGCTCAACAAGTGCCTGGTGCTCGCCTCCTTGGTGGCGCTGCTGGGCTCTGCCTTCCAGCTGTGCCGGG ATGCTGTGGCCGGGGACGCAGCCGCGCCCGCACCTGTCCCTGAGCCTTGGGTACCGCCCAGCTCGGCCCCGGAGCGCGCATCGCCCCCG CCCAAGCCCAAGCCCAAGCCCAAGCCCGAGGCCTGGGCGCCCCCGGCGGGACCGGCCGCGCCCCCGGCGGAGGCAGAGGACAAGGCCGAGGCCGCGGGGAGCCCGGAGGCTGCAGAGAAGGCTGCTGGGGACGAGCGCGCGCCCACGGAGCCGGCGCGGAGGGAGAGGCCGCGGAGGGAGAGGCCGCGGAGGGAGAGGCCCCGGGCCGCCGGGGAGCCGCGAGGAGGCCCGCCCCGGCGCTGGGAGGCTCGCGAACAGGGCCGGCGGCCGTGGGCGCGGGACCCCCGCGGCCCAGGATCCACGAAGAGGCCGGCCTGGGACTCCCCGCGGCGCGCGGACGAGGACCGGCCTCGGGGCCGGAGGAAGCACCGGGCGCGCAAGGGCCGGGACTGA
- the AMH gene encoding muellerian-inhibiting factor: MGALALWPLALALSGMGPLLGAEAPGGEVSGTPASPGEPATGTGGLLFQPDWDWPPGAPQDPLCLVTLDKGGNGSSPPLRVAGALRGYEHTFLEAVRRARWGPHDLATFGACAASDGQTTQLSLRQLQAWLGAPGGRRLVVLHLEEVTWEPALSLKFQEPPPGGASPLELALLVLYPGPGPEVAVTGAGLPGTQNLCRSRNTRYLVLALDHPVGAWHSPRVTLTVHARGDGAPLSTPQLQELLFGPDARCFTRMTPALLVLRMPGPTAVPARGLLDLVPFPPPRPSREPAEPPPSADPFLETLTRLVRALRGPPTPASPPRLALDPGALAGFPQGLLNLSDPATQERLLGGEEPLLLLLLPPPTAAAGPPAPPPRPASAPWAAGLALRVAAELRAAAAELRGLPGLPPAAAPLLERLLALCPGGPGGSGGPGDPLRALLLLKALQGLRAEWRGRERGGPPRAQRSAGAGAADGPCALRELSVDLRAERSVLIPETYQANNCQGACGWPQSDRNPRYGNHVVLLLKMQARGAALARPPCCVPTAYGGKLLISLSEERISAHHVPNMVATECGCR, from the exons ATGGGGGCTCTGGCGCTCTGGCCGCTGGCCCTGGCGCTGTCGGGGATGGGGCCCCTGCTGGGAGCCGAGGCCCCCGGAGGTGAGGTCTCGGGCACCCCGGCCTCGCCCGGAGAGCCGGCCACAGGCACTGGGGGTCTCCTCTTCCAGCCAGACTGGGACTGGCCGCCTGGCGCCCCACAAGACCCCCTGTGCCTGGTGACCCTGGACAAGGGAGGCAACGGGAGCAGCCCCCCGCTTCGGGTGGCGGGGGCCCTCCGAGGCTACGAGCACACCTTCCTCGAGGCCGTGCGGCGAGCCCGCTGGGGTCCCCACGACCTGGCCACCTTCGGGGCCTGCGCCGCCAGCGACGGCCAGACCACCCAGCTCTCCCTGCGGCAGCTGCAAGCCTggctgggggcgcccggggggcggCGGCTGGTGGTGCTGCACCTGGAGGAAG TGACATGGGAGCCAGCGCTGTCGCTGAAGTTCCAGGAGCCCCCACCTGGAGGAGCCAGTCCCCTAGAGCTGGCGCTGCTGGTGCTCTACCCTGGGCCAGGCCCTGAGGTCGCTGTCACCGGGGCTGGACTGCCAGGCACCCAG AACCTTTGCCGGTCCCGGAACACGCGCTACCTGGTGCTGGCCCTGGACCACCCGGTGGGGGCCTGGCACAGCCCTAGGGTCACCCTGACCGTGCACGCCCGAGGAGACG GTGCCCCGCTGAGCACCCCCCAGCTGCAGGAGCTGCTGTTCGGGCCCGACGCCCGCTGCTTCACGCGGATGACGCCCGCGCTGCTCGTGCTGCGAATGCCCGGGCCCACGGCGGTGCCGGCGCGCGGCCTGCTGGACCTCGTGCCCTTCCCGCCGCCCAG GCCCTCCCGGGAGCCCGCGGAGCCCCCTCCCAGCGCAGACCCCTTCCTGGAGACGCTCACGCGCCTGGTGCGCGCCCTGCGCGGGCCGCCGACCCCCGCCTCGCCGCCGCGCCTGGCCCTGGACCCCGGCGCGCTGGCGGGCTTCCCGCAGGGCCTGCTCAACCTGTCGGACCCCGCGACACAGGAGCGCCTGCTGGGCGGCGAGGagcccctgctgctgctgctgctgccacccccCACGGCCGCGGCCgggccccccgcgccgccgccccgccccgcgtccGCGCCCTGGGCCGCGGGCCTCGCCCTGCGCGTGGCCGCCGAGCTGCGGGCCGCGGCCGCCGAGCTCCGCGGGCTCCCGGGGCtgccccccgccgccgcgccgctGCTGGAGCGCCTGCTCGCCCTCtgccccgggggcccggggggctcggggggcccGGGGGACCCGCTGCGCGCGCTGCTGCTGCTCAAGGCGTTGCAGGGCCTGCGCGCCGAGTGGCGCGGGCGGGAGCGGGGCGGGCCCCCCCGGGCGCAGCgcagcgcgggggcgggggcggccgacGGGCCCTGCGCGCTGCGCGAGCTGAGCGTGGACCTGCGCGCCGAGCGCTCCGTGCTCATCCCCGAGACCTACCAGGCCAACAACTGCCAGGGCGCGTGCGGGTGGCCGCAGTCCGACCGCAACCCGCGCTACGGCAACCACGTGGTGCTGCTGCTCAAGATGCAGGCCCGCGGCGCCGCGCTGGCTCGCCCGCCCTGCTGCGTGCCCACGGCCTACGGCGGCAAGCTGCTCATCAGCCTGTCGGAGGAGCGCATCAGCGCGCACCACGTGCCCAACATGGTGGCCACCGAGTGCGGCTGCCGGTGA